The following are from one region of the Anabas testudineus chromosome 2, fAnaTes1.2, whole genome shotgun sequence genome:
- the LOC113162922 gene encoding T-cell-specific surface glycoprotein CD28-like has product MQGMKMSVCWMLMVLLGCRLSHASQPQSSCHCPCNEELRNTSELHREVLVPCPNVTANEMAFSLIKDETMISNIRCNRENKTFNCTPSQGVIVHQNTQDGLVSFILTDSSQGLYRCKGEVLFPPPYREVPSEVRIRIFVKGLRCECNKEAEKGSNSGVLWIWIMVVVVLIIYSLTVTITAFLIWIKLRRTDSQSDYMNTKPRAPRERKKRKGVQYPVARYI; this is encoded by the exons ATGCAAGGAATGAAGATGAGTGTTTGCTGGATGCTCATGGTCCTCCTGGGCTGCAGGTTATCTCATGCCTCTCAGCCGCAGAGCTCCTGCCACTGCCCCTGCAATG AGGAGCTGAGAAATACCAGTGAACTCCACAGAGAAGTGCTAGTGCCGTGCCCAAATGTGACGGCCAACGAGATGGCATTTAGCCTTATCAAGGACGAAACAATGATTTCTAACATTAGATGCAACcgtgaaaacaaaacattcaactGTACGCCATCGCAAGGGGTGATCGtgcatcaaaacacacaagatGGACTGGTCAGTTTCATCCTCACTGACAGCAGCCAAGGACTCTACAGATGTAAGGGAGAGGTCCTGTTCCCTCCTCCCTATAGAGAGGTACCAAGTGAAGTGAGGATCCGGATCTTTGTAAAAG GACTTCGCTGTGAGTGCaataaagaggcagaaaaaggcAGTAACTCTGGAGTTCTCTGGATTTGGATCATGGTTGTTGTGGTCCTCATTATCTACAGCCTTACTGTCACCATCACCGCCTTTCTTATATGG ATCAAATTGAGGAGGACGGATTCCCAGAGTGACTACATGAACACCAAACCCAGAGCTCCAAGGGAACgcaagaagagaaaaggggTCCAGTACCCAGTAGCACGATACATATGA
- the mdh1b gene encoding putative malate dehydrogenase 1B isoform X1: MAKFVLAGRTDCPFYAKAELLADALQRSLPNFKTRKISILPDEWKDWLEATCQRQGWKHDKSPLVWRELVDEGGSCMLLGGFSDFLEHSQDYYGITSDMPTDMMLSVAAENLEIKMNLIKEEQHRASLIKALHIWISGALSSACHLLIPNLLTAEVFPHTTAISLHLLDVEGDEEELQGLRMETEDLALPLLHQVTIHTDLEQAFQEADVILLLDEWCSGGNDTEEEKKKKVKEMSERYIEYGQLIDMRAKKEVKVIVTGSSFVSLRCSLLVKKAHVIDSNQFVAMATQLENEARAILSNKLKVRASDIKDVIVWGNISGSFYIDLQRAKVFNYNGAIKGPSFFCQSVLNIFHDRKWLETDFQDLVRCEHAAVASKNLRGPAISTANGILTVLKAWNGNCSPDDIFSLGVVCPGYCDLPDGIILSVPVTFTQGKWSVLFDVTVGNELKERLHLSASKVQQEEELGSENGTSVTNDKQFIDEIMKE, encoded by the exons ATGGCAAAATTTGTTCTTGCGG GAAGAACAGACTGTCCTTTTTATGCCAAAGCGGAACTCTTAGCAGACGCTCTGCAGCGCTCTCTGCCAAACTTTAAGACACGTAAGATTTCCATCCTCCCTGATGAGTGGAAG GACTGGCTGGAGGCCACCTGCCAAAGACAGGGCTGGAAACACGACAAGTCCCCTTTGGTTTGGAGAGAGCTGGTGGATGAAGGGGGCTCTTGCATGCTCTTAGGGGGCTTCAGTGACTTCCTAGAGCACAGTCAA GATTACTACGGCATTACATCAGACATGCCTACAGATATGATGTTGAGTGTTGCAGCAGAAAATCTGGAGATCAAGATGAACCTTATTAAGGAGGAGCAGCACCGTGCGAGTCTCATCAAAGCCCTTCACATATGGATCAGTGG TGCTCTCAGCTCAGCCTGCCACCTTCTGATCCCCAATCTGCTCACTGCTGAGGTGTTCCCCCACACTACTGCAATCAGCCTCCACCTACTGGACGTAGAGGGGGATGAGGAGGAACTGCAGGGGCTGAGGATGGAGACAGAGGATCTGGCACTCCCTCTGCTCCATCAG GTGACCATTCATACAGATTTGGAGCAAGCCTTCCAAGAAGCAGATGTCATCCTCCTGCTGGATGAGTGGTGCTCTGGTGGCAATGatacagaagaggaaaagaaaaagaaagtcaaGGAAATGTCAGAGCGTTACATAGAATACGGACAACTGATCGATATGCGGGCCAAGAAGGAGGTGAAGGTGATTGTGACCGGTAGCTCATTTGTCAGCTTGAGGTGCTCACTTCTTGTGAAAAAGGCACATGTCATTGACAGCAACCAATTTGTCGCTATGGCAACTCAGCTGGAGAATGAGGCCAGGGCCATACTTTCAAATAAGCTGAAAGTGAGGGCATCAG ATATTAAAGATGTAATCGTATGGGGCAACATCAGTGGTAGTTTCTACATTGACCTGCAGAGGGCGAAGGTTTTCAACTATAACGGAGCAATCAAAGGACCTTCATTCTTTTGTCAATCAGTTCTAAACATTTTCCATGACAG GAAATGGCTGGAAACAGACTTTCAAGACTTGGTACGCTGTGAGCATGCAGCTGTTGCTTCAAAGAATCTGAGAGGGCCTGCCATTTCTACCGCCAATGGAATCCTCACTGTCCTAAAGGCTTGGAATGGCAACTGCAGTCCAGATGATATCTTCTCTCTGGGTGTAGTCTGTCCAG GTTACTGCGATCTCCCAGATGGCATCATCCTCTCAGTTCCAGTAACCTTCACACAGGGTAAATGGTCTGTGCTTTTCGATGTGACTGTTGGAAATGAGCTGAAGGAGAGACTTCATCTCTCTGCTAGTAAAGTCCAGCAG GAAGAAGAACTTGGATCAGAAAATGGCACGAGTGTTACGAATGACAAACAGTTTATAGACGAAATAATGAAGGAGTAA
- the mdh1b gene encoding putative malate dehydrogenase 1B isoform X2, with protein sequence MLLGGFSDFLEHSQDYYGITSDMPTDMMLSVAAENLEIKMNLIKEEQHRASLIKALHIWISGALSSACHLLIPNLLTAEVFPHTTAISLHLLDVEGDEEELQGLRMETEDLALPLLHQVTIHTDLEQAFQEADVILLLDEWCSGGNDTEEEKKKKVKEMSERYIEYGQLIDMRAKKEVKVIVTGSSFVSLRCSLLVKKAHVIDSNQFVAMATQLENEARAILSNKLKVRASDIKDVIVWGNISGSFYIDLQRAKVFNYNGAIKGPSFFCQSVLNIFHDRKWLETDFQDLVRCEHAAVASKNLRGPAISTANGILTVLKAWNGNCSPDDIFSLGVVCPGYCDLPDGIILSVPVTFTQGKWSVLFDVTVGNELKERLHLSASKVQQEEELGSENGTSVTNDKQFIDEIMKE encoded by the exons ATGCTCTTAGGGGGCTTCAGTGACTTCCTAGAGCACAGTCAA GATTACTACGGCATTACATCAGACATGCCTACAGATATGATGTTGAGTGTTGCAGCAGAAAATCTGGAGATCAAGATGAACCTTATTAAGGAGGAGCAGCACCGTGCGAGTCTCATCAAAGCCCTTCACATATGGATCAGTGG TGCTCTCAGCTCAGCCTGCCACCTTCTGATCCCCAATCTGCTCACTGCTGAGGTGTTCCCCCACACTACTGCAATCAGCCTCCACCTACTGGACGTAGAGGGGGATGAGGAGGAACTGCAGGGGCTGAGGATGGAGACAGAGGATCTGGCACTCCCTCTGCTCCATCAG GTGACCATTCATACAGATTTGGAGCAAGCCTTCCAAGAAGCAGATGTCATCCTCCTGCTGGATGAGTGGTGCTCTGGTGGCAATGatacagaagaggaaaagaaaaagaaagtcaaGGAAATGTCAGAGCGTTACATAGAATACGGACAACTGATCGATATGCGGGCCAAGAAGGAGGTGAAGGTGATTGTGACCGGTAGCTCATTTGTCAGCTTGAGGTGCTCACTTCTTGTGAAAAAGGCACATGTCATTGACAGCAACCAATTTGTCGCTATGGCAACTCAGCTGGAGAATGAGGCCAGGGCCATACTTTCAAATAAGCTGAAAGTGAGGGCATCAG ATATTAAAGATGTAATCGTATGGGGCAACATCAGTGGTAGTTTCTACATTGACCTGCAGAGGGCGAAGGTTTTCAACTATAACGGAGCAATCAAAGGACCTTCATTCTTTTGTCAATCAGTTCTAAACATTTTCCATGACAG GAAATGGCTGGAAACAGACTTTCAAGACTTGGTACGCTGTGAGCATGCAGCTGTTGCTTCAAAGAATCTGAGAGGGCCTGCCATTTCTACCGCCAATGGAATCCTCACTGTCCTAAAGGCTTGGAATGGCAACTGCAGTCCAGATGATATCTTCTCTCTGGGTGTAGTCTGTCCAG GTTACTGCGATCTCCCAGATGGCATCATCCTCTCAGTTCCAGTAACCTTCACACAGGGTAAATGGTCTGTGCTTTTCGATGTGACTGTTGGAAATGAGCTGAAGGAGAGACTTCATCTCTCTGCTAGTAAAGTCCAGCAG GAAGAAGAACTTGGATCAGAAAATGGCACGAGTGTTACGAATGACAAACAGTTTATAGACGAAATAATGAAGGAGTAA